One Verrucomicrobiota bacterium genomic window, GCTGACAATTCGGCTCGCTATTTCAATCACGTCCAGACCGGCGCCGCCCTGGGTTTCGTAAGCCTTTCGCACGGCGACGACGATTTCGTGCGTCATCGCCAGGCCGAGATCGGCCCCGATCAAAGCGTGCTCCAGTTCCTCCATCGTGGCCGCGGTGAGCTTGGGGGACCGCGTCACGATGCGTTTGATTTCGTGGACGAGTTTGTGGTGAGTTTTTTGAAGGCCGGCTCTGAGGCGGTCGAAGAAACCCATGCAGTGAAGGGAGTGAGGGGTTTACAAAACGGGCGGGTTGGCGAAGGGACGCGGCGTCACGTGGGTGCGTCGAATCTCGCTGGCTTTCGATTTCAGCTCAAGAACGTGAGAGTAGGGGAGCTTGATCGTGCCAATGAGCGGCTTGCCTTTGTTCAGGCCGTGGCAATCGGAGCCGCCCGTCACGATGAGATGGCATTCCTCGGCGATGGTCAGGTACCGTTCGCAGGTCGAAGGCGTGTGCTTGGTGTGGTAACATTCAATGCCGTCCATGCCCGCATCGACCAGAAGCGGAATGACATCGTCGCTCCGGTTCAGTCCCGGATGAGCCAGCACCGCCACACCGCCGGCTTCGTGAATCAAAGCAATGGCATCGACGGCGGAGATCTTGAATTTCGGCACCCACGCCGGCCGGTGCTTTTTCAGAAAGCGCTCGAACGCTTCGTCCAGCGTGGCGCAGATGCCCGCCTGCACCAGCGCCCGGCCCACGTGCGGACGGCCGGGCGAACGGCAGTTGGCAATCGCGAAGACCGCATCCGCTTCCAAAGGAATGTTCATCTTGTTCAGGCGCGCCACCATTTCACGAATCCGATTCTGGCGCACGGATTGAAACTTCGCCATTTCCTCCAGCAACCGCGGATGCTTGGTGTCGATGAAATACCCGATCAAATGAAGTTCCACGCCGTCCAGTTCCGCGGTCAGTTCCGAACCCGGGATGAACTCCAGGCTCTGCTGCTGGCAGGCCGCGGACATCCGGGCGCAGCCTTCGACCGTATCGTGATCGGTCAGCGCGACGGCCCCCAGCCCATGGCGCCGGGCGTGCATCACCAATTCCTCCGGCGTGTACGTGCCGTCGGAAAAACTCGTGTGCAAATGGAGATCGGCGAACATGCTACGATTTGACGATCCTTGCCGGGCGCATCAAATCTCCTTTGATCTTGTCCAGCATGCCGTTGACAAAGCGCCCGCTTTCTTCCGTGGAGAATTTCTTCGCAATGTCCACGGCTTCGTTGATGCTCACCACGGGCGGGATGTCTTCCCGGTGGAACATCTCATAGATGGCCAGCCGCAATACGTTTCGGTCCACGACCGCCATGCGGTGCAGCGACCAATTCTTGGCGTAGCGCATGATCTGGTTGTCGAGCTCGTCGCGGTGCTCCAGCGTGCCCCGGATGAGCGGTTCGGCGAACAAGCGCACGGCGGCTTCGTCGGTTGTGATCGGTGGAAACTCCGGCGGCTCGCCCCAGCGCGCCTTGCCTTTGTCCTCCGCGATGGCGGCGGCGCGCTGGCTTTGCCAGAATTGTTCCAACGCCCGCTCCAGATCTTCCGGAGGGTTCAGGTCGTATTGGAATAGGAATTGAACTGCGCGTTCCCGCGCTTCACGGCGCATTCCCATAACGGCTAATACTTCGGCACGCTCGGATCGATTTCGTCGGCCCAGGCGCTGATGCCGCCTTTGACGCTCTTGACGTACTTGAAGCCTTGCTCTTTGAGGAAGCGCACGGCTTTCATCGAGCGCACGCCGCTCTTGCAATGGATGTAGTACTGATGATTCGGATCCAGCTCCGTGAACCGCCGCGAAAGTTCGCCCAGCGGCAGAAGCGGCACGCCGTTGATGTGGGCGATCTGGTGTTCGTCCGGATCCCTCACGTCGATGACGGTGATGCCGAGCTTGGGATCGCCCAGCGCTTGTTTCATTTCCTGCACTGTCACTTCGTCCGGATTCGCCTCCGGGACCGCGGGCTGAGCCGGGACGCCGCAGAACTGGTCGTAATCGATCAGTTTGGTGATAGTCGGGTTCTCGCCGCAAAGCGGACACTTGTCATCGCGCCGCAGTTTCAGTTCGCGGAATTTCATGCCCAGCGCGTCGAACAGCAGCAGCCGCCCAATGAGCG contains:
- a CDS encoding PHP domain-containing protein, with translation MFADLHLHTSFSDGTYTPEELVMHARRHGLGAVALTDHDTVEGCARMSAACQQQSLEFIPGSELTAELDGVELHLIGYFIDTKHPRLLEEMAKFQSVRQNRIREMVARLNKMNIPLEADAVFAIANCRSPGRPHVGRALVQAGICATLDEAFERFLKKHRPAWVPKFKISAVDAIALIHEAGGVAVLAHPGLNRSDDVIPLLVDAGMDGIECYHTKHTPSTCERYLTIAEECHLIVTGGSDCHGLNKGKPLIGTIKLPYSHVLELKSKASEIRRTHVTPRPFANPPVL
- the nusB gene encoding transcription antitermination factor NusB encodes the protein MGMRREARERAVQFLFQYDLNPPEDLERALEQFWQSQRAAAIAEDKGKARWGEPPEFPPITTDEAAVRLFAEPLIRGTLEHRDELDNQIMRYAKNWSLHRMAVVDRNVLRLAIYEMFHREDIPPVVSINEAVDIAKKFSTEESGRFVNGMLDKIKGDLMRPARIVKS